DNA from Bacteroidia bacterium:
TATTTTGCAGCATCAATTTGATCTTCTGTTTCGTATTTTCCAAGTTGTTTGTAGGTACAATCTTTAAATTCTTTTCCTCTTCCTCCCGTTCCGCGATTGTCTACCGAGACAATGATATATCCTTTCTCGGCAAGCATTTCGTGCCAAAAATAATCGGGACCTTGCCAAGAATTATTTACCGTATTTATTCCGGGACCACCGTAAACATTCATCAATACTGGATATTTTTTTGTAGAATCAAAACCAATCGGTTTAATCATCCAAGCATTTAAAGTAACGCCAGCAGAATCTTTGAGTGTGAAAAAAGTTTTTTTCGAAAGCGCATACGTTGCCATTATTTTTTTCAAGCCGTCGTTGTCTTCCAACACGCGAATTTCTTTTCCATTGTCATTGTTTAAAGTAATATAGGGAGGCGTATTTGCTTGAGAAAATTCATTGAAATAATAATTAAAATTACTACTAAACTTCGCATCATTTGTACCTTCCGAAATAGATAATTTTCGTTTATCCTTTCCATCTAATTTAATAGAATACAAATCTTTATCCGTTGGCGAAACTTCCGTAGAAGTATAATACAGCGTATTGTTTTTTTCATCCACGCCTTTAAATTCAAGCACATCCCAATTTCCGTGCGTAATTTGTCGCACCAACGTTCCATCAATATTGTACAAATAAATATGGTTAAAACCATCTATTTCACTCAATAAAATAAATTGTTTTTTGTTTTTTAAAAATGTGCAATACGAATCTCCTTCTTCATTTACATCCACATAAGTTTTGCTGGTTTCGGTATAAATAATTTTTGATTTTCCAGTTGTCGCATCTGCAAAAAGCAATTCCAATTTATTTTGCAAACGGTTCATTCTAACAATCGACAAAATGTTCGGATCCATTGTCCACTGCACGCGCGGAATGTATTGATTGGTATCTTGCGCCGCACCAATTTCCATATTTAACGTGTTTTTCGAAGCTATATCGTAAACGTGAATGCTCACTTGCGAGTTGGTTTCACCAGCTTTCGGATATTTGAATTTATAAACAGAAGGATACAATTGATGTTTATACTCACTCATCTCAAACTCTTTTACTTTACTTTCGTCGAAGCGATAAAACGCAATTTTTTTACTATCCGGCGACCAATAAAAAGCGCGCGCAAAACCAAATTCTTCTTCGTACACCCAATCTGTTCCACCATTAATAATATTGTTAAAAAGCCCATCTGTTGTGATTTTCATCTCCACATTCGTTGTTAAATCTTTTACAAAAAGATTGTTATCACGCACAAAAGCTACTTTATTTCCATCCGGAGAAAATTGAGCAAACATCTGCTTTTCACCAGAAGAAAGCAATGTTAATTTTTTTGCGAGAATGTCCCACACATAATACGTTTCGCGCGTAGAATGGCGGTAAATATGTTCCGTAGCAGTGGCTATCAAAATCTTTTTTTCGTCGTCCGAAAATTGATAACTATCAATGTGAATGTGCCTAGTAGAATCTTTCGGAATCAATTGCGATTCTTTTACCACTGTTTCCACAGATTTTCCCGTGGCATAATCGTATTTTACAATCGACGGATCGCCGGTTAAATAATCCAACGAAGTATAGTGCACACCGTCGTTCATCGAACGCAATCCGTACACATATTGCGGATAAAAAGTGGAGCTCGACCAAATATCTTCCAAAGTAATTTGTTTTGGAATTTGATTGTTTTGCGCTTGCGCGAAAGTAAAAGTGCTCGCCAAAAGGCTGATGAAAAAAATATTTTTTCGGATGGTCTGTTTCATAAAATAAT
Protein-coding regions in this window:
- a CDS encoding S9 family peptidase, yielding MKQTIRKNIFFISLLASTFTFAQAQNNQIPKQITLEDIWSSSTFYPQYVYGLRSMNDGVHYTSLDYLTGDPSIVKYDYATGKSVETVVKESQLIPKDSTRHIHIDSYQFSDDEKKILIATATEHIYRHSTRETYYVWDILAKKLTLLSSGEKQMFAQFSPDGNKVAFVRDNNLFVKDLTTNVEMKITTDGLFNNIINGGTDWVYEEEFGFARAFYWSPDSKKIAFYRFDESKVKEFEMSEYKHQLYPSVYKFKYPKAGETNSQVSIHVYDIASKNTLNMEIGAAQDTNQYIPRVQWTMDPNILSIVRMNRLQNKLELLFADATTGKSKIIYTETSKTYVDVNEEGDSYCTFLKNKKQFILLSEIDGFNHIYLYNIDGTLVRQITHGNWDVLEFKGVDEKNNTLYYTSTEVSPTDKDLYSIKLDGKDKRKLSISEGTNDAKFSSNFNYYFNEFSQANTPPYITLNNDNGKEIRVLEDNDGLKKIMATYALSKKTFFTLKDSAGVTLNAWMIKPIGFDSTKKYPVLMNVYGGPGINTVNNSWQGPDYFWHEMLAEKGYIIVSVDNRGTGGRGKEFKDCTYKQLGKYETEDQIDAAKYLGKLAYVDKTRIGIWGWSYGGYMSSLCITKGADYFKTAIAVAPVTNWRYYDSVYTERYMQTPQENPDGYDKNSPINFVDKLRGHYLLIHGTADDNVHFQNTVEMISALVSADKQFDLFIYPDKNHGIYGGNTRIHLYTKMTDFILANL